In the Topomyia yanbarensis strain Yona2022 chromosome 3, ASM3024719v1, whole genome shotgun sequence genome, one interval contains:
- the LOC131686975 gene encoding uncharacterized protein LOC131686975: MRETVHPGSYPVTSTQTRDGPINESSVFSATTAVKLAKPGHHSPLPDAEKSILMLTVVLVVVDRYGKEHLARALLDCGSQPNIISERMVQILRLKRKRANVLIQGIGNQPQHVTQSVSTQVRSRKEDFALDVNFLVLEKVTSNLPACDVLIDDWCLPEKLFLADPNFNKRAAARIELSNSLPTLVDSVFGWLVSGTATVFQPSHEVLHHSVTAVSLATFEESLERFWETEELPNQSNYSIDEQNCEQLYAANVARDSEGRYVVRFPRHPNFEEMLGESKAAAQRRFESLERRLYHDDQLQKEYSKFLHEYIALGHMRLVPSHDKFVSNQCFLPHHPVVKEASTTTKLRVVFDGSAKTSSGHSLNDALLVGPVVQDDLLSIILRFRTYPVALVADIEKMYRQVKLNTDDTPFQRILWRFCRQEPIQTNELLTVTYGLASSSFLATRTLQQLADDEGRSYPLGGPALRKGFYVDDFIAGAQSVEEATQLRSELNELLSKGGFSLRKWTSNKLQVLQGLSADEIGTHSSLKFDKNETVKALGISWEPQRDILRFDTNISQKGKLTKRAILSEISQLFDPLGLIAPVIIRGKILMQHLWLESCGWDDEVPENIATKWKRYSEQLPLLTGFRVSRYAVLPNAEIQLHTFADASETAYGACTYARSVNTQCNISVQLLASKSRVAPLKRVTLPRLELCAADLAAKLHSRIIQALQINIASSFFWSDSMVTLQWLKSPPNTWKTYIANRVSAIQTATHGAQWKHVASKQNPADLVSRGLETSELLNSAVWKHGPAWLSHIQEQFPSSSIPDYPSDGKERRKVVVASAKIEPLHNPYFARFSSHNRLVRVTAYCLRFAQRCLTKTRTQLSNEPLRISLTVKELTNAQSILVRIAQHDVFKQEIKDLTKDRTVSKHSSLRLLKPFVDPEGTIRVGGRLRLSEQPYIHKHPALLPSFHPYTRLLAKHYHLKLMHGGGRLTLAAMREKYWPINGRRLMRSVIRGCYQCARVSPVPASQYMGQLPLARITPSRPFTASGVDYAGPIYLKPIHKRANAAKAYICIFVCFSTKAVHIELVSDLSTPAFIAALRRFIARRGRPTDIFSDNGKNFEGAKNELEQLYHWLGGNEGEAIQSHCANEGINWHLNPPKAPNFGGLWEAAVKVAKNHMYRQLRNSRLSFEDLNTVLTEIEAAMNSRPLVPLSEDPNDLSCLTPAHFLIGSTMHFIPETNIMDVQMSRLNHYQSMQRLFQQFWHHWRGEYLQEMQKCTKLTGENNELRIGRLVVIVDEFQHPVKWPLARILSIHPGPDQLTRVVTLRTARGVLKRPITKICLLPCESYDESAANGSAHRDTSVMRPINHDNERTASVA, translated from the exons ATGCGAGAAACTGTACATCCAG GAAGTTACCCAGTAACATCGACACAAACGCGCGATGGTCCCATTAATGAATCTTCGGTGTTTTCCGCGACAACTGCCGTCAAATTAGCGAAACCTGGCCACCATTCACCGCTGCCTGATGCCGAGAAGAGTATTTTAATGCTGACGGTGGTTCTGGTTGTAGTCGATCGATATGGGAAGGAACATTTGGCTCGAGCTTTGCTGGACTGTGGTTCGCAGCCAAACATAATTTCCGAAAGAATGGTACAAATCCTTCGGTTAAAGCGAAAAAGGGCGAATGTGCTTATTCAGGGAATAGGCAACCAGCCACAACATGTAACTCAATCCGTTTCCACGCAAGTCCGGTCTCGCAAGGAAGATTTCGCGTTGGATGTGAACTTCTTGGTTTTGGAAAAGGTAACGTCAAACTTACCAGCCTGTGACGTGCTTATTGATGACTGGTGTCTTCCCGAGAAATTATTTTTGGCTGATCCAAATTTCAACAAACGAGCCG CTGCAAGAATTGAGCTCTCCAATTCCCTGCCGACATTAGTGGACAGCGTCTTCGGATGGTTAGTTTCAGGAACAGCGACTGTATTTCAACCCTcacatgaagttttgcatcacTCTGTTACCGCTGTTTCACTTGCTACCTTCGAGGAAAGTCTAGAACGGTTTTGGGAAACAGAAGAGCTGCCAAACCAATCCAATTATTCCATCGATGAGCAAAACTGTGAGCAGTTATATGCAGCGAATGTTGCCAGAGATTCTGAGGGAAGATACGTGGTGCGATTTCCCCGCCACCCCAACTTCGAAGAAATGCTTGGGGAGTCTAAAGCGGCTGCACAGAGACGTTTTGAATCCCTAGAGCGAAGGTTGTACCACGATGACCAGCTGCAAAAAGAATATAGTAAATTCCTTCATGAGTACATAGCCCTTGGACATATGCGCCTGGTTCCATCCCACGACAAATTTGTTTCCAACCAATGTTTCCTCCCACACCACCCGGTTGTTAAAGAGGCAAGCACGACAACAAAGCTTCGCGTCGTTTTTGACGGATCAGCCAAGACGTCATCAGGTCACTCTCTTAATGACGCACTGCTGGTAGGACCAGTAGTACAAGACGATTTACTATCAATCATTCTAAGATTTCGTACATATCCTGTAGCATTGGTCGCGGACATCGAAAAAATGTACCGTCAAGTAAAACTAAATACCGATGATACACCATTCCAACGTATATTATGGCGCTTCTGTCGGCAAGAACCAATACAAACTAACGAACTTCTAACAGTTACCTACGGCCTCGCTTCCTCGTCGTTTCTTGCAACTAGAACCCTCCAACAGCTTGCCGACGACGAAGGAAGGTCGTACCCCTTGGGAGGCCCAGCTCTGCGTAAAGGCTTTTACGTGGATGATTTCATCGCCGGAGCTCAATCAGTGGAAGAAGCAACACAACTACGATCTGAGTTGAATGAACTGTTATCCAAAGGCGGATTTTCTCTGCGAAAGTGGACATCGAACAAGCTCCAGGTTCTACAGGGCCTTTCGGCGGATGAAATTGGAACTCACTCATCTTTGAAGTTCGACAAGAATGAAACTGTCAAAGCTCTCGGCATCTCATGGGAACCTCAAAGAGACATATTGAGATTCGATACTAACATCAGCCAGAAAGGAAAGTTGACAAAGCGAGCAATACTTTCCGAAATTTCACAACTTTTCGACCCTTTGGGTCTGATCGCTCCAGTTATAATACGCGGTAAAATTCTAATGCAACACCTGTGGTTGGAGTCCTGTGGATGGGATGATGAAGTTCCCGAGAACATAGCTACGAAATGGAAACGATACTCCGAGCAGCTACCATTGCTAACTGGTTTCAGAGTGAGCCGCTATGCCGTTCTGCCGAACGCCGAGATTCAATTACACACGTTTGCAGACGCCTCCGAAACAGCCTATGGAGCATGTACATACGCAAGATCCGTCAACACTCAGTGCAACATTTCAGTACAACTGTTGGCGTCAAAATCTCGTGTAGCACCGCTCAAGCGGGTTACTCTTCCTAGGCTGGAGTTGTGTGCTGCTGATCTTGCCGCAAAACTCCATTCCAGGATAATCCAAGCACTGCAGATCAACATCGCCTCATCGTTTTTTTGGTCCGACTCCATGGTTACATTACAATGGCTGAAATCTCCACCAAACACCTGGAAAACCTATATAGCCAATCGAGTGTCGGCTATTCAGACTGCTACCCACGGAGCGCAATGGAAACATGTTGCTAGTAAGCAAAACCCAGCTGACCTAGTATCACGGGGtttggagacaagtgaactaTTAAATAGCGCAGTTTGGAAACATGGTCCCGCCTGGTTATCCCACATCCAAGAACAGTTTCCTTCATCGAGCATTCCTGATTACCCCAGCGATGGAAAAGAAAGACGAAAGGTGGTAGTTGCTAGCGCCAAAATAGAACCACTGCACAATCCCTACTTTGCACGATTTTCATCGCACAATCGACTTGTTCGCGTTACAGCTTATTGTCTCCGGTTTGCCCAAAGATGTCTCACGAAAACCCGGACGCAGTTATCCAATGAACCTCTACGTATTTCGCTTACAGTCAAGGAGTTGACAAACGCCCAATCGATTCTCGTTCGAATTGCTCAGCATGATGTGTTCAAGCAGGAGATCAAAGATTTGACAAAGGACAGAACAGTTTCCAAGCATTCCTCACTTCGACTTCTCAAGCCTTTTGTAGACCCGGAGGGAACGATAAGAGTGGGAGGGAGGTTGAGATTGTCTGAGCAGCCCTACATTCATAAACACCCAGCCCTTCTACCAAGTTTCCATCCCTATACCCGCCTCCTCGCTAAACACTATCACCTGAAACTTATGCACGGTGGCGGTCGGCTTACTCTTGCTGCCATGAGGGAGAAATATTGGCCAATAAATGGAAGACGCCTAATGAGAAGCGTTATCCGAGGGTGCTACCAATGCGCCCGAGTGAGTCCCGTTCCTGCGAGTCAATATATGGGGCAACTACCTCTAGCTCGAATTACTCCAAGCCGCCCGTTCACTGCTAGTGGAGTGGACTATGCCGGTCCAATATATTTGAAACCTATCCACAAGAGAGCAAACGCAGCGAAGGCATACATTTGtatatttgtttgctttagTACAAAGGCCGTTCACATTGAGTTGGTAAGCGACCTCTCCACGCCAGCCTTTATAGCCGCGCTACGACGTTTCATTGCCCGGAGAGGTCGTCCAACTGACATCTTCTCGGACAACGGCAAGAACTTCGAGGGTGCCAAAAACGAGCTCGAGCAACTATACCACTGGCTCGGAGGCAACGAAGGGGAAGCCATTCAGTCACACTGCGCCAACGAAGGCATCAATTGGCACTTAAATCCGCCAAAGGCTCCCAACTTTGGCGGTTTATGGGAAGCTGCAGTGAAGGTTGCTAAAAATCATATGTACCGCCAGTTGAGAAATTCCCGTTTGTCATTCGAGGACTTGAACACAGTCCTGACAGAAATCGAAGCCGCAATGAATTCTCGACCATTGGTGCCGCTTTCCGAAGATCCGAACGATTTATCCTGCCTCACTCCGGCCCATTTTCTAATTGGGTCGACAATGCACTTCATACCAGAAACCAATATAATGGACGTTCAGATGAGCAGATTGAACCACTACCAATCCATGCAGCGTCTATTCCAGCAATTTTGGCATCATTGGCGCGGCGAGTATCTGCAAGAGATGCAAAAATGCACAAAATTAACCGGAGAAAACAATGAGCTACGTATTGGACGCCTCGTGGTTATCGTCGACGAATTTCAGCATCCAGTGAAATGGCCGCTCGCGAGAATTCTCTCCATCCATCCAGGACCGGATCAGCTTACGAGAGTTGTAACACTACGAACCGCTCGCGGCGTCCTAAAGCGGCCGATCACTAAAATTTGTTTGCTCCCTTGTGAATCCTACGACGAGTCTGCAGCAAATGGTTCAGCGCATCGTGACACCAGTGTGATGAGGCCGATAAATCACGATAATGAGCGGACGGCTTCAGTCGCTTGA